One genomic segment of Synechocystis sp. LKSZ1 includes these proteins:
- a CDS encoding zinc-dependent alcohol dehydrogenase family protein, translating to MEKLLKMQALIVDDFQTATFRAAEIPRPEPTANQVLVRIKASGVNPLDSKIRTGKAPHAKPALPAVLGTDLAGIIEAVGQDVTTFKVGDEVYGLTGGVGGLQGSLAEFAAVDPDLLAKKPTNFSMREAAALPLVFLTAWEGLVDRANVRDGQKVLVLGGSGGVGHVAVQIAKARGAKVFATASTAKHDMVQQLGAMPIDYRTTSIEQIVQTFTDGRGFDVVYDTVGGSTLDDAFKAVCNYGHVVSSYGWGQHSLMPLSRKSATYSGVFVLLPLLTGEGRVHHGEILRQATRLAEANQLRPVVDPRHFSLDTALSAHEAVEQGTAVSKIVVDL from the coding sequence ATGGAGAAATTATTAAAGATGCAGGCGCTAATTGTAGATGATTTTCAAACTGCAACATTTCGTGCTGCTGAAATTCCGCGACCGGAACCTACTGCCAACCAGGTTCTCGTGCGAATCAAGGCGAGTGGTGTGAACCCGCTCGACAGCAAAATTCGCACAGGTAAAGCACCTCATGCTAAACCTGCTCTGCCTGCTGTACTGGGAACTGATCTAGCTGGAATCATTGAAGCAGTTGGACAGGATGTGACCACCTTCAAAGTCGGGGATGAGGTTTATGGACTGACGGGTGGAGTTGGTGGACTTCAAGGTTCACTGGCTGAATTTGCTGCCGTTGATCCTGATCTGTTGGCAAAAAAGCCGACTAACTTCAGTATGCGTGAAGCTGCTGCCTTACCTCTGGTATTTTTGACTGCCTGGGAAGGGTTGGTCGATCGGGCTAATGTGCGCGATGGTCAGAAGGTTCTTGTACTCGGTGGCTCCGGCGGTGTAGGGCATGTCGCTGTGCAAATTGCTAAAGCACGTGGGGCTAAAGTCTTTGCAACTGCCTCGACTGCCAAACACGACATGGTGCAACAACTCGGTGCTATGCCAATCGACTACCGCACCACCTCGATCGAGCAGATCGTGCAGACATTTACGGATGGTCGAGGCTTTGATGTGGTCTACGACACGGTTGGGGGTTCCACTTTAGATGATGCATTCAAGGCAGTCTGCAATTACGGTCACGTCGTCAGTAGCTACGGTTGGGGGCAGCATAGCTTGATGCCCCTCTCACGGAAATCTGCGACCTATTCGGGTGTGTTCGTCCTTCTGCCTCTATTGACGGGTGAGGGGCGGGTTCATCATGGTGAGATTTTGCGTCAGGCAACGCGCTTGGCAGAAGCGAATCAATTGCGTCCAGTGGTTGACCCCCGCCATTTCAGTTTAGATACTGCCTTGTCTGCCCATGAAGCTGTGGAGCAAGGCACGGCTGTCAGTAAAATCGTGGTCGATTTATAG
- a CDS encoding alpha/beta hydrolase: MVAQVNSPAAEILEVANDPRLSRETKAFLKVLNSGDGPPLETLPPLEARQVLVDAQASVNVDLSGIEESEKTITADGYSIALNIVRPEGAKGILPVFIFIHGGGWVLGDYPTHKRMVRDLVVLSGFAAVFVNYTRTPDAQYPQAVNEIYAATKWVAEHGEEIGVDGKNLAVVGNSVGGNMTAVTTLMAKAKGGPQIKLQIMMWPIVDANFETESYHQFGEKRFLTTPLMKWMYDLYTTDMGKRKEIYASPLQATIEQLKGLPPALIQVAESDILRDEGEAYGRKLDEAGVKVTTVRYNGMIHDFGLLNGLAEVPAVRSLFVHAAAELKKYLQ; the protein is encoded by the coding sequence ATGGTTGCTCAAGTGAACTCGCCAGCAGCAGAGATTTTGGAAGTTGCCAATGATCCGCGTCTTTCCAGAGAAACGAAGGCATTTTTAAAGGTATTGAATTCAGGCGATGGTCCGCCGCTAGAGACCCTGCCGCCCCTTGAAGCGCGTCAGGTACTTGTGGATGCCCAGGCTTCGGTTAACGTCGATCTTTCAGGCATTGAAGAGTCTGAAAAGACCATTACCGCTGACGGGTATTCGATCGCGCTCAACATCGTGCGACCAGAAGGTGCTAAAGGCATATTGCCTGTGTTTATCTTTATCCATGGAGGCGGTTGGGTGCTGGGCGATTACCCAACCCACAAACGTATGGTGCGCGATCTCGTGGTGCTTTCAGGTTTTGCGGCTGTCTTTGTCAACTACACGCGCACCCCAGATGCTCAGTATCCTCAGGCTGTCAATGAGATTTATGCCGCTACCAAATGGGTTGCCGAACATGGTGAAGAGATTGGTGTCGATGGCAAAAATCTGGCTGTCGTCGGCAACAGCGTGGGCGGGAACATGACGGCTGTCACCACATTGATGGCAAAAGCGAAGGGAGGACCACAGATTAAGTTGCAAATCATGATGTGGCCAATCGTAGACGCTAATTTTGAAACAGAGTCTTATCATCAATTTGGCGAGAAACGGTTCCTAACCACACCTTTGATGAAGTGGATGTATGATCTGTATACGACTGATATGGGAAAACGCAAAGAGATCTATGCCTCTCCGCTACAGGCTACGATTGAGCAACTGAAAGGATTGCCTCCAGCGCTGATTCAGGTCGCAGAAAGCGATATCCTGCGCGATGAAGGCGAAGCCTATGGACGCAAGCTCGATGAAGCAGGTGTAAAGGTGACAACCGTGCGTTACAACGGCATGATTCATGATTTTGGGCTATTGAATGGGTTAGCCGAGGTTCCGGCAGTGCGTTCGTTGTTCGTTCATGCTGCCGCAGAATTGAAAAAATATCTGCAATAG
- a CDS encoding cysteine hydrolase, whose product MNINRSDTAVVVIDPQNDVLSEKGVSWDLVGDSVKNNKTVENIERIFKAAKQKEFEVFISPHYYYPADYTWKFAGTLEQMMLGIKEFARSGPLSLDGFLGSGADWLDRYKPFIEDGKTIVVSPHKVYGPQSNDLVLQLRKRNLSKVILLGMLANLCVEAHLRDLIEKGFEVFVVKDATAAPHHPELGDGYKSALINFGYIANAVLSTDETVEAMK is encoded by the coding sequence ATGAACATAAACAGAAGTGACACTGCAGTCGTCGTCATCGATCCACAAAACGATGTCTTGAGTGAAAAAGGTGTTTCCTGGGATTTAGTAGGTGACAGTGTCAAGAATAATAAGACTGTCGAGAATATTGAGCGCATCTTTAAAGCTGCAAAGCAGAAAGAATTTGAGGTTTTCATCTCTCCTCACTATTACTACCCTGCTGACTATACCTGGAAATTTGCTGGAACCCTTGAGCAGATGATGCTTGGGATTAAGGAGTTTGCACGCAGTGGGCCATTAAGCCTCGACGGTTTCTTGGGATCGGGTGCGGATTGGCTCGATCGCTACAAGCCCTTTATTGAAGATGGCAAGACGATCGTGGTCAGCCCCCACAAAGTCTATGGACCGCAGAGTAACGACCTCGTTTTGCAACTGCGTAAGCGCAACCTCAGCAAAGTTATTCTGCTCGGAATGCTGGCAAATCTCTGCGTTGAAGCTCACCTGCGCGATTTGATCGAGAAAGGATTTGAGGTATTCGTCGTCAAGGATGCAACGGCTGCCCCTCACCATCCAGAGTTAGGCGACGGCTACAAGTCGGCATTGATTAACTTTGGGTATATCGCCAACGCAGTTTTATCCACAGACGAGACTGTAGAAGCAATGAAGTAG
- a CDS encoding DNA starvation/stationary phase protection protein, giving the protein MTTQNTNTTNKVDDSQPLLHQHGHEIQQYGTLLNLPIALSPSARRESGALVNQILADSIILYHLYKKHHWLVRGHTFYQLHLLLDKHASEQIELIDALGERVLTLGGVAIADPRHVAEVTKIQRPPNGVEEVPVMLSRLLEAHELIIGELRVAIDKTAANQDSGTNDLLVSQALRINETQVWFLAEHLVDTPLVRS; this is encoded by the coding sequence TTGACTACTCAAAATACCAATACAACCAATAAAGTTGATGACAGCCAGCCCTTGCTGCATCAGCATGGACACGAAATTCAGCAGTATGGCACTCTACTCAATTTACCGATCGCCCTTAGCCCTAGTGCCCGTAGGGAAAGTGGTGCTTTAGTCAATCAAATTCTGGCAGATAGCATCATTCTCTATCACCTCTATAAAAAACATCACTGGTTAGTTCGCGGTCACACGTTTTACCAGCTACATCTGTTGCTCGACAAACATGCTAGTGAGCAGATTGAGTTGATTGATGCATTGGGTGAACGAGTACTAACACTTGGAGGTGTGGCGATCGCTGACCCGCGCCATGTGGCAGAAGTCACTAAAATTCAGCGTCCTCCCAATGGCGTGGAAGAAGTACCTGTGATGCTGTCGCGATTGCTAGAAGCCCACGAGTTGATTATTGGGGAATTGAGAGTAGCGATCGATAAAACCGCCGCTAATCAAGATAGCGGTACGAACGATTTGTTGGTAAGCCAAGCATTACGAATAAATGAGACGCAAGTTTGGTTTCTAGCAGAGCATTTGGTGGATACACCACTGGTACGCAGCTAG